The Micropterus dolomieu isolate WLL.071019.BEF.003 ecotype Adirondacks linkage group LG23, ASM2129224v1, whole genome shotgun sequence DNA window tataaaactttattgtttacTTTCTGTATGCAATCTCCAGACAGTAACCCCTTCCCAAATGATCAGTGAAAATACTGAAGATGACCAGaccaacagacacaaaacatccGGTATCTTCTTAAAATATTTGTCAGGAGGAAAATACAAGAAATCAACACAGGAAGTCAATTCAACATTAAGGTGGGGAAGGTCTTTTACATTCTGacaccaagaaaaaaaaaacccaatgtTTTCTGCAATCATGCACGTATGAACCAAAAATGTAATTCTAGTCCAAAACCTTAAACTTATTCTTCACCATGAGTATTTGAAATTGGCCAATAAATAGAAGGTAATAACTGTGATGCtccatatttaaaataaaaaatgctttgAGTTCTTAAGTATACATATGAAACAATTGCATTACATTACACATTTCTCATGGGTAAATATGTATGTTTcagaaatacatacattttctaCAACCAGCATCTCTGTTAGTTTACAGAAAAGGTATCCAAAGATACTAAAAACACAGAACCAACAAGGGCCATTAtctgcagaaaacaaaacagtagcTCCtcgacagagacaggtgagttGTAATGAGGAGAAAAGGCGCAGAGTAAGATTCAGGTAGTGTACAGGCATCCTAAAACTCTGCAGCCATCCTTTACACTTGATCTCTGAGTTTGGCGAGCCTTTGAGACAATTCATCCTTTGGACGCAGAGAGGGAAAAGACGGGCATTAGTGAGGAGGATGGGAGATGAGAGAAGATTCAGGGTTATTTGGAGAATCCACTCCATTAAACTTTTTGCAAACACTgcatttttgtctctttttttgacAAATACACAGTATTATAGGTAGAGATTtggacaaatgtgacatttctaTCAGTTGAAATGCTGTTATTGTAATCCCATTTCCTATGTCCTTTCCACCCAATTTGTGagatatatacagtagatgTGAAAAGATTATAACACATGTGTACCTGTTCTGCAGAGGCCACGCTGGTACCCACTGATCCCGTCTGGCcctgagggagctccatgttcAGGTCCAATCTAAACATGATGCACACACCAATATTCAAAACCTTACTTTaagattaaaaacacaatgtatttACTTACATTATACTGAATAATACTCTCCAAAACATTCCTGAAATGTGTGTTGGATTAAACATTATGATGTTGagacaaaaagaataaaaataaaaaaaaggttacCCTGCTTCATCAGCCATTTCATGCAGCAACGAGTCCACTTGATTCTGAAACACACATTAGATTTACAGTGAATGTGCTTGCCGTTAACACACCGtcggaacaaaaaaaaaaaaaaaaagaatgagtaGAGCAGAGAAATGTACCTGTGGTGTTGTGAGGGTTGTTGTGCTGCTCATGGTGTCCTCCATATGGGCTGTCTGAACATCCAGGGTTTCAAACTGGTGTTCAAATTTGTCCATGAGGGCTGAAATCTGGAGGAAAAGTGGGGGATTGagacattgttttatttcttgttatTAGGTATTTGTTGCTAAAAAGAAATATGGAAGGTCATATAATCTCACATAAAACGCCACTTTACCTTTTCCAGATTCATACTCTTCAGAGTGGCATCCATGCCTTTCACCACTCCAGCCATAGATTTTGTGACCTTTAGGAATAAAACATGGCATCACTAACATGGAAACCACAATGACAACAGACAAGCGGTAACTGATTTTCGAGGCCTACCCGCAGTATACAGTGACCCAGTATTATTCAATGTACCTGGTTCATTGTAACTGCAGTTTGGACCCTTGCTGCCACTGCATCTACCCGGGCGCTCATCCTCAGGAAGTTCACAGACTGGTTCTTTTGTCTGATGGCGTTTTCTGCATGGATCCTTGCCACTTCCATATTCCCCTTCTGAATGGCctagaaattaaacaaaaaatacaaagtggTTCAGAAAAAGTCTTCTGCAGCCAACACGAGCCAAGGGGGCTTTCATGATGCTCCAGCTTGATGACTGGCTTCAGTTGTGCAACTTACTTTCTTGACTTTAGACTTCtctattttttcctctttatcACATTTCTTGGCATTTCTTTGGAGTTCTTTGGCAGCGAACTTTAAATTGAAGAGATTTTCTGTGATACAAGGTTAAAGAAgtccaaacaacaaacaacaatggaCGACAAATGATATAGCTGGGGATAACTCTAAAAACGGCTGCTGGAGGAAATGGCAGTGAGAGGTCTTCTCATATATTGCTGACTAAATCTCTGTCCTCATGTGTCATGTAGTTCTCTCAACTCAGAACCTGTTAATCATTGTTGGAAATACATTTGATCAAGACTATACGATGTGTTACCCCTTTCTGGTGGCAACTATGAACTGTGAGCCTCTGTAAATTGCTGATCAGTGCATtgtacaaatgttcaataaacaaATAGCCAAAAAATTGAATCCACATATTGAATCTGAACCCTGAGGGTCTGGGAAGTTCCCTGCTTTGCTTGTTTAGTAATCCAACCTCAGCTGTATGTTCCCACTTTCTTAATAAATAGCCCGCATTTGGTCTGCTAATTAAAACTACACTTACactttaaaacaataacaattgtACTATTAACTTTAGCTGAGTAGACACGCTGTGACAAATACAGGTTATGAAACTGGTattgtttgtttccttttcatttGCCTGTGTTTAATGCAGTTCCTGTGAAGCCTTCATGGCGCTGTGTTAAATCACAAGATTACCTGGAGAAAACACGCCATGTGTAAAGACGTGGGCCCGCGCCGAGCACACATTGGTTATTTACGTTTATGTGGAGTAGTAACTAACACCTGGACTATATGGTTACACTATAAATCCCCAAGTGTCAGTTGTTGTGTATTTCCAGCTATTAGCAATGAGCTTCCAAGGCCTTCAGCCCAGTTGTGTCCCATTTTACGACGCCTGAATTTCACTAGGAAATGTTCAGGTGATTCAATAAGGCAGCACTTGTGCCTGCGGTGGATATCTGACCTACTTAGCAATGTTGCATATGTCTGTCGCACATAAATATCACCAGCTCCCGTCGTGTTGTTTATTCGGTTTTCAAGCTGTTAACGTCACACCAGTCTTCTCTCTCACCACGGGTTTTTAAAGGATACTTTCCATGCTCGGCATCTCGAGGCGACTCTTCGGTATGAACAGCTACACGATGAAATCCTCACGGTTAGTCCGCGGAGGTGTAAAAAAACTTAGTCTACTAAAACTTGCCAGTGAATCTTTCTGGGTTTCGGTCTTCGTCGTTCTTCCGCACTTCCCAACGCTGTACCAAAATATGAACGTCGTCAGCATCACGTGGTGACGTCACGAGGGAGCTGCTCTCCCGCGCCCCTCCTCCTCTCAAAATgtgaatgaaaagagaaaaaaaactaaccGTCAATAATAAAACACGGCACTTTTAATGTTGTAATTCTTACATTCCtcgttgttattattatgtgaGTGTCCTCAGTCAGATAAAAGTGGACGTGGCGTTGTAGAGGCGAAGTAGTGGGCGGTGAAGGTGGTTGATTGATGATTAGATTTACGGTGTGGATCACGGCGGGGAGAGAGGATGACTCACTCCGTCTGATGTGATGTTCACCCCGCAACAGCTCGGCAGCAGTGCGGTGGCACGCCGGTAGTCCAGCCTGACACAGCGGTGTGCGCCACCAAtaaaaagtcaaactttattaAACTGTTAAGATGTGTTTTGGA harbors:
- the chmp1b gene encoding charged multivesicular body protein 1b — its product is MPSMEKNLFNLKFAAKELQRNAKKCDKEEKIEKSKVKKAIQKGNMEVARIHAENAIRQKNQSVNFLRMSARVDAVAARVQTAVTMNQVTKSMAGVVKGMDATLKSMNLEKISALMDKFEHQFETLDVQTAHMEDTMSSTTTLTTPQNQVDSLLHEMADEAGLDLNMELPQGQTGSVGTSVASAEQDELSQRLAKLRDQV